A genomic region of Alicyclobacillus sp. SO9 contains the following coding sequences:
- a CDS encoding ABC transporter ATP-binding protein, giving the protein MKVSLRRLSRFYMPHIRFLYLGLFLLVFAAGLGIAYPYLLRTIVNQVIENHHYGELPWLVGAILAAAIVKGVFQFGQAYSSQVFGSLTGFDLRNALYHKLNHQSFTFLDDMHTGDLMSRLTADLDAVRMFLSFGINNLMNLFLLVCFSIGFMLYLNVWLALVLIGLMPILAFIAIRFGSHLRPAFSRVRVSLGTLNSGVQENLMGMRTVKSFAQEPHEIGKFGDRNDAYFDANIGTAVLWRRYFPLMESIGNFGVVLILFIGGLLVMKRVMNLGDLVAFLSILWTIIWPMAQLGFFLNNLTQAVAAGDRLLELLEAENDIEPVDRPHSEQAAGSAVDKRKVAGKVSFDNVSVTYGDETVLKDIQVEVQPGETVALLGLTGAGKSTLVNLLPRFYDVSKGNVRIDDKDVREWDIQELRRSIAMVFQEPFLFSTTIFANIAYGRPDASMEDVRRAAAIADAEEFISQMPDGYYTLVGERGMGLSGGQKQRIALARAILQDPSILILDDATSAVDMETEYEIQQALQRVLRDRTTFVIAHRISTLKRANQIFVIDGGRIVQRGVHDELLRQEGLYQEIFSMQFQDFESLENHGNAVGSTGRGNRS; this is encoded by the coding sequence ATGAAAGTTTCCCTTCGACGGCTCAGTCGATTTTACATGCCTCATATCCGGTTCTTGTACTTGGGGCTGTTTTTGTTGGTTTTTGCTGCCGGTCTGGGAATTGCTTATCCCTATTTGTTGCGGACAATTGTCAACCAAGTCATTGAAAATCACCACTATGGAGAACTGCCGTGGCTGGTTGGAGCTATTCTTGCGGCTGCCATTGTCAAAGGTGTCTTTCAGTTTGGGCAAGCCTATAGTTCCCAGGTGTTTGGCAGTTTGACTGGGTTCGACCTGCGCAATGCACTCTACCACAAGCTGAATCACCAGTCCTTTACGTTTCTTGATGATATGCACACGGGCGATTTAATGTCCCGTTTAACTGCCGATCTCGATGCCGTCCGCATGTTTCTCTCTTTCGGCATCAATAACTTAATGAACCTGTTTCTGCTCGTCTGTTTCAGCATTGGTTTTATGCTCTATCTGAACGTCTGGCTTGCCCTTGTGTTGATTGGGCTGATGCCAATACTGGCCTTCATTGCTATCCGCTTCGGCAGCCATCTTCGACCGGCCTTTTCCCGTGTACGCGTTTCTCTTGGTACGCTCAACTCAGGTGTACAGGAAAACTTAATGGGAATGAGAACGGTCAAGTCGTTTGCACAAGAGCCCCATGAAATTGGAAAGTTTGGCGACCGCAATGATGCCTACTTTGATGCAAACATCGGAACCGCCGTACTGTGGCGTAGATACTTTCCGTTAATGGAGTCCATCGGCAACTTTGGAGTCGTTTTGATTTTATTCATCGGCGGCCTGCTGGTCATGAAACGGGTCATGAATTTAGGCGATCTCGTTGCTTTTCTCAGCATCCTGTGGACGATTATCTGGCCCATGGCTCAATTGGGTTTCTTTTTAAATAACTTGACCCAGGCGGTCGCTGCGGGGGACAGACTGCTGGAGCTGCTTGAGGCCGAGAACGACATTGAGCCTGTCGACCGGCCTCACTCTGAACAGGCCGCAGGATCCGCCGTTGACAAGCGCAAGGTGGCAGGAAAGGTGTCGTTTGACAATGTCTCCGTCACCTATGGAGATGAAACTGTACTCAAAGACATTCAAGTCGAGGTTCAGCCGGGAGAAACAGTAGCTTTGCTGGGACTGACTGGTGCAGGGAAATCCACTTTGGTGAACCTCCTGCCCCGTTTCTATGACGTGAGCAAAGGCAACGTACGGATTGATGACAAGGATGTACGAGAGTGGGATATCCAGGAACTTCGTCGCAGTATTGCAATGGTCTTTCAGGAACCTTTCCTGTTTTCAACAACCATTTTTGCGAATATCGCATACGGTCGGCCTGATGCATCCATGGAGGATGTACGCAGAGCCGCGGCGATTGCTGACGCCGAGGAATTTATTTCACAGATGCCTGACGGGTACTATACGTTAGTCGGAGAACGGGGAATGGGCCTGTCCGGCGGTCAGAAGCAGCGGATTGCGCTGGCTCGGGCAATTTTACAGGATCCGTCCATTTTGATATTGGATGACGCTACCAGTGCGGTGGATATGGAAACGGAGTATGAGATTCAACAGGCATTGCAGCGCGTACTGCGGGACAGGACCACCTTTGTCATTGCTCACAGGATTTCAACTCTGAAGCGAGCAAATCAGATTTTCGTCATTGACGGCGGAAGGATTGTGCAGAGAGGCGTCCATGATGAACTATTGCGGCAGGAAGGGTTGTATCAGGAAATCTTCTCGATGCAATTTCAGGATTTCGAAAGTCTGGAGAACCACGGGAATGCTGTTGGATCGACTGGAAGGGGGAATCGTTCATGA